The genome window AACTTCCCGGAAAGCGACCTAGGCTACGAGACACTGAACACTTACTACTATCACACGGTCCACCAGTTGTCATCGAATGTGGTAACAGATCCTGACGGTGAGGTCTACGAACACCTGGAGTACACCCCATACGGTGAGATGTGGGTGGAAGACCAGACAACGGAAGACCTTGATAAGATTCCCTACGGCTTTACAGGCAAGGAGTGGGATGAAGAGACGAACCTCTATTACATGTCTGCAAGGTATCAGGATCCCATGACGAGCAGGTGGATTTCGGCAGATCCGGCTGGGGCTAAGCTTGTTAATCCGAATAGCAGCCAGTTTATATTAATCGGTTCAATCAACTGGTATAGCTATACTGAAAACAATCCCCTTAAGTATTTAGATCCGACGGGTTTTAAGCCAGTTAATTTCAATACAAATACAATGCAGAGTTTCACTGGAAATATTCCTAATACTACAACTCCTTTCGGAAAGGAAGGATGTACATTTTCTGGTATGTCAGGTGTCGTTGATGATTATCGAGCTAAAAATGGTCTTGAGAAAATTGACTGGCAGGATAAACTTGATAGCGATAAAATGAATGATTATTTCGACGATGACGGAAAATTGAAGAGGGATAAGTTCCTTAAAGATTTTACAGATGATGGTTTAGCGGTACTGGAAGACACACGGGATACAGGTAATGATTCTTCCAAAGTTATCGATGATGCTGTTAAGGATGAGGACAATGACTTTTATCTTTTAGGACGAGGTGATATTACCAAGGGACCTGGTAAGGGTGGAGAGCATGAAATCGGTATCTCTGGAGTAACGGGTAGTGATATTAACCAGATAGATACTAGTGATAATGATCAATACCGAAACTACACAACAGATGGGCAGAACAAAATTGATCGAGTTATAAAGATTGGGGAGAAGGAAGAATGAGACTGATATTATTCCTTTTGTTTACGACATCATGCCTGTTTGCAGAATCTGTTGTTGAGTTGACATTGATAGATCATGATCGCGGCTTTTCGATTAACTATTATGACTCGCCAAACAAGGTATTAGAGAGTCTTGGTTCTGAAAGTAATTTTCTTTCAGAAGGCCAGACGAGAGGATGGTTTACCAATAAAGGTGATGGTTTTGAATTAAAAACGCTAGTTCTACCAAGTAAATATCCTATTAGAGGGAAAACTATTAGTCTTTATGAGATTCATTACTTGAAGATAACGAAGAGGTTTAGAACATTTAGAGATATTGGGATCGGATCAAGCGTAAAAGAAGTGGCTATGGCCTATCCTAATGCTATATTCTATATTCCTGGAGAGAAATATTGGCAGGATGAGTTCTGGACATTTGAAGATGGAAAGGCTACTCCCAAAGGACTAACCGCTGCTATCTATTGGGATTTTGGAACAAGTAAGCGTCCTGCAGACCTCTCAGGAGACCTTGAATACGGT of Oceanispirochaeta crateris contains these proteins:
- a CDS encoding RHS repeat-associated core domain-containing protein, producing the protein MLIKLSSKDSSSSGLSTLDYNNTFSYYADAPHRVEVIANKYYRYDLNGNLEETFFFDSMWSVCGTESTDGLSQSKNIYVGETRISTKLNFPESDLGYETLNTYYYHTVHQLSSNVVTDPDGEVYEHLEYTPYGEMWVEDQTTEDLDKIPYGFTGKEWDEETNLYYMSARYQDPMTSRWISADPAGAKLVNPNSSQFILIGSINWYSYTENNPLKYLDPTGFKPVNFNTNTMQSFTGNIPNTTTPFGKEGCTFSGMSGVVDDYRAKNGLEKIDWQDKLDSDKMNDYFDDDGKLKRDKFLKDFTDDGLAVLEDTRDTGNDSSKVIDDAVKDEDNDFYLLGRGDITKGPGKGGEHEIGISGVTGSDINQIDTSDNDQYRNYTTDGQNKIDRVIKIGEKEE